In one Lolium rigidum isolate FL_2022 chromosome 3, APGP_CSIRO_Lrig_0.1, whole genome shotgun sequence genomic region, the following are encoded:
- the LOC124694923 gene encoding putative bifunctional UDP-N-acetylglucosamine transferase and deubiquitinase ALG13: MFVLLLPQARGCHHLAAAAAAAPQPQSTPPLTAPPLPPSLPRPRPLRRSLEAPLPPRAAAVAGIAGIIQLLPDERRPRSRRTRLLPPHPCRLLQSLLWPSTIQDEMVSAMCEDRRLGCYEHSRWLKMAHITASSFGYGDGEGLERFRKQRMH; encoded by the exons ATGTTCGTCCTGCTCCTCCCACAAGCACGCGGCTGCCACCacctcgcagccgccgccgccgccgccccgcagccGCAGTCTACGCCGCCGCTGACAGCGCCACCCCTCCCCCCGTCgctgccccggccccggcctcTCCGTCGCAGCCTCGAGGCGCCGCTGCCC ccgcgagccgccgccgtcgctgggATCGCCGGCATCATCCAACTCCTACCTGACGAGCGCCGCCCGAGATCACGGCGGACGCGTCTTCTGCCTCCTCATCCATGTCGCCTCCTTCAATCGCTTTTGTGGCCGTCG AcgatccaagatgaaatggtcagTGCCATGTGTGAAGATAGGAGGTTGGGCTGCTATGAACATAGCAG GTGGCTAAAAATGGCGCACATAACAGCCTCCAGCTTTGGTTATGGAGATGGTGAAGGGCTTGAGAGGTTTAGAAAGCAGAGGATGCATTGA